A window of Cohnella herbarum contains these coding sequences:
- a CDS encoding metal ABC transporter permease — protein MSGFWIMLTGALVATCCGILGCFLILRRMALIGDAISHSVLPGIVIAFLVSGSRDSFFMLFGAALIGFVTVFLIQMFQQSGVQNDASIGVVFTSMFAAGVLLVSLNAQQVDLDLDCVLYGEIAYVQWNPLILGGVELGPKAVWLLGITLFIIVALIGLFYKQFKICAFDPALAAAIGIPVALFHYVLMGLVSMATVSSFESVGAILVVGLLIVPPSAAYLLTDRLGTMIGLSVVIGVISSVAGYYVAAMLDASIAGCMVCVAGLIFLLAFLFSPSHGFVTRKLRQRASVAGEAY, from the coding sequence ATGAGCGGATTTTGGATTATGTTGACGGGAGCCTTGGTCGCAACGTGTTGCGGGATTCTAGGATGCTTCCTTATTTTGCGCCGCATGGCTCTCATCGGAGACGCGATTAGCCATTCCGTGCTTCCGGGCATCGTGATCGCGTTCTTGGTCAGCGGTTCCAGGGATTCCTTCTTCATGCTGTTCGGGGCGGCGCTCATCGGTTTCGTGACGGTGTTCCTGATCCAGATGTTCCAGCAGAGCGGCGTTCAGAACGACGCGTCCATCGGAGTCGTCTTTACCTCGATGTTCGCCGCGGGCGTGCTTCTTGTTAGCCTCAACGCTCAACAGGTCGATTTGGATCTGGATTGCGTGCTTTATGGGGAAATCGCTTATGTTCAGTGGAACCCGTTAATCCTGGGCGGCGTGGAGCTAGGACCGAAAGCCGTCTGGCTGCTTGGAATTACGTTGTTCATTATCGTGGCGCTTATCGGGTTGTTCTACAAGCAATTTAAGATATGCGCTTTCGATCCGGCACTGGCGGCGGCGATCGGCATACCGGTTGCTTTGTTCCATTACGTACTCATGGGATTGGTTTCCATGGCAACGGTAAGCTCTTTCGAAAGCGTAGGAGCCATCCTCGTGGTCGGCTTGCTTATCGTTCCTCCATCCGCCGCTTACTTGTTAACGGACAGATTAGGCACGATGATCGGTTTAAGCGTGGTTATCGGAGTCATCAGCTCCGTTGCGGGTTATTACGTCGCGGCTATGCTGGATGCTTCGATCGCGGGCTGTATGGTCTGCGTTGCCGGACTTATCTTCTTGCTCGCATTCCTCTT
- a CDS encoding metal ABC transporter permease: protein MLNLFTDPNLQWILIGSMLLGLSTGVIGTFAYLRKQSLIGDTLAHAALPGICIAFMLTGVKNVAFFMIGAIVAGMIATVGISWITRHSRIKQDAAMGIVLSVFFGLGIVLLTQIQHSSYGNQSGLDKFLFGQAASMTANDVYTMMGVAIVLIVACVLLFKEFKLISFDSGYARGLGFSVSTLEQLLLWLVTIAVVVGIQAVGVVLVAALLITPAVSARYWTDRLGMMTFLSGVFGALSGAIGTWISAGTQNLPTGPLSVLTATALFTASVLFGPRRGIVAKVARRYAAKREWSEENGKQTDSGSRSKESEVSA from the coding sequence ATGTTGAACCTGTTTACCGATCCGAATTTACAATGGATACTGATCGGCAGCATGCTGCTCGGATTAAGCACGGGAGTCATCGGCACGTTCGCGTATTTGCGCAAACAAAGCTTAATTGGAGATACCTTAGCTCATGCGGCATTGCCGGGGATTTGCATTGCTTTCATGCTGACCGGCGTCAAAAACGTAGCGTTCTTCATGATAGGGGCGATCGTAGCGGGGATGATCGCGACGGTAGGAATCAGTTGGATTACCCGTCACTCGAGAATCAAACAGGATGCCGCGATGGGTATCGTTTTATCGGTATTTTTCGGGCTGGGCATCGTATTGCTTACGCAAATTCAGCATAGTTCCTATGGCAACCAAAGCGGGTTGGATAAGTTTCTATTCGGGCAAGCGGCATCGATGACGGCTAACGACGTCTATACGATGATGGGAGTCGCGATCGTTCTGATCGTTGCCTGCGTTTTGCTGTTCAAGGAATTCAAACTGATCAGCTTCGACTCCGGCTACGCACGGGGGCTGGGTTTCTCCGTATCGACCTTGGAGCAATTGCTGCTATGGCTCGTAACGATCGCCGTCGTGGTCGGGATTCAAGCGGTCGGAGTCGTTCTCGTTGCCGCATTGCTCATTACGCCGGCCGTTTCGGCCCGCTATTGGACGGATCGTCTGGGAATGATGACTTTCCTCTCCGGGGTTTTCGGAGCGCTTAGCGGAGCGATAGGAACATGGATCAGCGCAGGGACGCAGAACCTGCCTACGGGCCCGTTAAGCGTATTAACCGCTACGGCTTTGTTTACGGCTTCCGTGCTCTTCGGACCGCGCAGAGGCATCGTTGCCAAGGTGGCAAGACGTTATGCCGCCAAACGCGAATGGTCGGAGGAGAACGGAAAACAAACGGATTCGGGTTCTCGCTCGAAGGAAAGCGAGGTGTCGGCATGA